DNA sequence from the Methylomonas albis genome:
TAGAACCTTTGTTCGACGAAACCCTGGTGCTGCTGACCGCCGACCCCAGCCAGCCCTGGCCGAACGACGATTACATATATGTCGATTGGGCGCCCGGATTTTATGCTCAGCACAGTAATAGCTACCCCAACCTGGAACGGCCGGCGCAGGTGGTCAATATCGGCTGGATGGCGGTACAACTGATTCTGGCGCAAGGCCGCGGCTCCAGCTTCCTGCCGGTACGCCTGGCCGAACCGCTACTACAAGCCGGCAAACTGTTTCCGGTCGCCGACAGCCCGCAATTCAAATTGCCGGCTTATATGGTGTCGCAGCGCGATAACGATTCGGCGGTTTTGCAACAGGTGCTGGAACAGATCCGCGCCTTGGCGGCGCTGGAGCGGCAGAAGGTTTATGTGCTGCCCGATCAATCCAAGGTTGCCGACGCGACATGAAACGCGTCGGCATGAATGTCCTGCAAAGCCGCGCCATGCAAAAAAGCCTGGCGCTTGGTTTGATGCACCATATCTGGATGGCCGCATAAATACAGCCGCCAACCTTTCAGACTGGGCAAACTCGCCATCGCCACATCATTGGCCCGACCCTTGGCCACACCTTCAGGTGCATCGCCACGTGAAATACACGGTGTGTAATGAAAATTTGAGTACTGGCCGGCAAGCGCCTGCATTTCTTCGATCCAATACAATCCATCCATCTCGCGGCTGCCATGGAATAGATGAATATCGCCGCTGTGGCCGTGGTGCAAAGCCTCGCTGACGATGCCCGCCAATGGCGCCAGACCACTGCCGGTGCCAATCAGCAATAGATTTTTCTCCGGGGTAGTCGGCAGGTAGTAACACAGCCCTTGCGGGTCGGACACCTCTAGCTTGTCGCCGACCTGAAGTTCCCGGTGTGCCCATTCACTGAAGCGTCCACCAGCCAAACGGCGAATATGAAAGCTGAGTTTATTGGCGTGCACACGGTTGTTAGCAATCGAATAACTACGGGTCAAACCGTCGGCGCGTTTCAGGTTTACGAACTGGCCGGCGTAATAATCCATG
Encoded proteins:
- a CDS encoding 2Fe-2S iron-sulfur cluster-binding protein, translated to MSLHKLSVNDREIVCESGETVLDACLRENIDIPYGCRQGACQSCMVRSLQGPPPLAAQDGLKEVLRHQHHFLACLCYPQQDMSISISPPADFFTEATVIEKSLLNAETLQLTLQCRETMDYYAGQFVNLKRADGLTRSYSIANNRVHANKLSFHIRRLAGGRFSEWAHRELQVGDKLEVSDPQGLCYYLPTTPEKNLLLIGTGSGLAPLAGIVSEALHHGHSGDIHLFHGSREMDGLYWIEEMQALAGQYSNFHYTPCISRGDAPEGVAKGRANDVAMASLPSLKGWRLYLCGHPDMVHQTKRQAFLHGAALQDIHADAFHVASATLD